A stretch of the Notamacropus eugenii isolate mMacEug1 chromosome 2, mMacEug1.pri_v2, whole genome shotgun sequence genome encodes the following:
- the LOC140523510 gene encoding uncharacterized protein: MANTCFSGSCVPTNSAVSVCSSDRSCGSNVCLPSSCTGSSWQLDDCPESCCEPSCCSPCCCPAPCCPPTCPLTLLCRPVCCVPATCQTACEPSPCQPVCTSSCSPSCCHTSSCQAPPCCVPVCALQSCFRVPVCYKLSCCGTTTSCPVSSCCQPSCCRPPCCVSLVCRPVCSPPNTSCAPLSCTPSCCTNTSSSSCCCVPSCCPTSTCCRPSSSVSLICRPTCCKPACCPTTCGQNPCC; encoded by the coding sequence ATGGCAAACACCTGCTTCTCTGGGTCCTGTGTTCCCACAAACTCAGCTGTCTCTGTCTGCTCCAGTGACAGGAGCTGTGGCAGCAACGTCTGCTTGCCCAGTTCTTGCACAGGCTCCTCCTGGCAGCTGGATGACTGCCCAGAGAGCTGCTGTGAGCCCAGCTGCTGCAGCCCCTGCTGCTGCCCAGCCCCATGCTGCCCACCGACCTGCCCCCTGACCCTGCTGTGCCGTCCAGTCTGCTGCGTGCCCGCCACCTGCCAAACAGCCTGTGAACCCAGCCCCTGTCAGCCTGTCTGCACCTCCTCCTGCTCCCCATCCTGCTGCCACACATCTAGCTGCCAAGCCCCTCCCTGCTGTGTGCCTGTCTGTGCACTGCAGTCCTGCTTCCGCGTCCCTGTGTGCTACAAGCTCAGCTGTTGTGGGACCACAACCTCTTGTCCAGTGTCCTCCTGCTGCCAGCCCAGCTGCTGCCGCCCTCCCTGCTGTGTGTCCCTAGTCTGCCGGCCTGTGTGCAGCCCACCCAACACCTCCTGTGCGCCTCTCTCCTGCACACCCTCCTGCTGCACCAACACATCTTCCTCCTCTTGCTGCTGTGTACCCTCCTGCTGTCCAACCTCCACCTGCTGCCGCCCTTCCTCCTCTGTGTCCCTCATCTGCCGCCCCACCTGCTGCAAACCTGCCTGCTGCCCTACCACCTGTGGCCAAAACCCTTGCTGTTGA